A genomic region of Parambassis ranga chromosome 7, fParRan2.1, whole genome shotgun sequence contains the following coding sequences:
- the plekhm2 gene encoding pleckstrin homology domain-containing family M member 2 isoform X1, with protein MDQLKVKDRILENISLSVKKLQSYFAACEDETPAIRNHDRVLQRLCEHLDHALLYGLQDISSGYWVLVLHFTRREAVRQIDELQHIATNLGRSRAWLYLALSESSLESYLRLFQENQGLLQKYYFKNALVCSHDHLALFLTLVSGLEFIRFDLELDVPYLDVAPYMPEYYKPQNLLDFEERLPSSDSLSLHSFTSLTSTNLEWDDSAIAPSSEDYDFGDIFPVLQSLPSADWEEGDLTDQASCPRSSGSDPQTVISDTVVLSGTVKGKVATYLSPHSPTSRHNPFNEDSDTNTSADVTPVHVPNCHNAIYTTGDDTEGHNNELEVIRVARRRKPAKKKRGKGSTDSISSIHNSVSSEHVEDFSILTSEDVDSLNCTVVQLDSEGQLRRSRVGSEVVEEGGEDGEEGLLRLPEMTDTSMDTVGQPLRDVMDRLNGALDREEAWGHLEEEEGKHHVDCHQTSEPPGQQPFREDSGGKPPDPAPGETSGSPLAKSPTFLQASPVSADICCFTPNSPDSTPTGGGHHDSTEHSQPQTLSGGLENEGEAKAPARQESNMKEELSIQREESHRSTSTAEEADQQLQEEGLSPSESTHPAEFKVDNNHLLLLMIHVFRENEEQLFKMVRMSTGHMEGDLQPLYLLLTDCYIYLLRKGAAEKPYTVEDAVSYNELDYLSVGLDQQTVTIVCTNRRRKFLLDTADVSLTCWFLSVLKSAMVKGCREPPYPSVLTDATMEKLAVTKFISQESHCEVPEVSIQLYSLVHWEDPMDMTLSPQSKSPSCGVLSSTKEGVLQYRAGTTYLGKELWKSSYLVLSNGILYLYAERTDVIPLMSVTMGGEHCGGCRRSNSTERPHAFQVILTERAPLELSANDEQDMADWMQVLCQSVSKGVIPQGVAPTPCIPCCLVVTNSKLLTCHQDCQTSFFRSLGSADICDVTSVSLETDKEYCAIEFAADRAQFLPPWVLYFSGCEERDRLLQVLDTTWKAIFQVDLPHKDVSDPLVQKRCGEALELMKSAWQRADSLARGRARREPWC; from the exons ATGGATCAACTGAAAGTGAAGGATCGCATATTGGAAAACATATCCCTGTCTGTCAAGAAG TTGCAAAGTTACTTTGCAGCCTGTGAGGATGAAACTCCAGCAATCCGCAATCATGACCGAGTCCTGCAGCGTCTCTGTGAACATCTTGACCATGCTTTGCTGTATGG gctgcaggacaTCTCTTCAGGCTACTGGGTCCTGGTCCTTCACTTCACCAGGAGGGAGGCTGTTCGCCAGATCGATGAGCTTCAGCATATAGCAACCAATCTTGGTCGAA GCCGTGCGTGGTTGTACCTGGCGTTGAGTGAGAGCTCTTTAGAGAGCTATCTGCGCCTCTTCCAGGAAAACCAAGGATTGCTGCAAAAGTATTACTTCAA GAACGCACTGGTATGCAGTCACGACCACCTCGCGCTCTTTCTCACACTGGTATCTGGGCTGGAGTTCATTCGCTTTGATCTGGAGCTG GATGTACCCTATCTAGATGTAGCACCCTACATGCCGGAGTACTACAAACCACAGAACCTGCTGGACTTTGAGGAAAGACTGCCCAGTTCAGACAGTCTGTCCTTGCACTCCTTCACGTCGCTCACCTCCACAAACCTGGAGTGGGATGACAGTGCCATAGCTCCGTCCAGTGAAG ATTATGATTTTGGTGACATCTTCCCCGTGTTGCAGTCATTGCCAAGTGCAGACTGGGAAG aggGTGACCTGACTGATCAAGCCAGCTGTCCACGATCCAGTGGCTCTGATCCACAGACAGTTATCAGTGACACTGTAGTCCTTTCCGGTACTGTAAAGGGGAAGGTAGCAACTTACCTTTCACCTCATAGCCCTACATCCAGACACAACCCCTTCAACGAGGACTCGGACACAAACACCTCAGCCGATGTAACGCCTGTTCATGTGCCTAACTGTCACAATGCCATCTATACCACTGGAGATGACACAGAGGGCCACAACAATGAGCTGGAGGTCATTAG GGTGGCCAGACGAAGGAAACCAGCAAAGAAGAAACGTGGGAAAGGTTCCACAGATTCCATCAGCAGCATTCATAACTCTGTGTCCTCTGAGCATGTGGAAGACTTTTCTATCCTTACCTCAGAGGATGTTGACTCACTAAACTGTACTGTAGTGCAGCTGGATAGTGAAGGACAGTTGAGGAGAAGCAGGGTCGGGTCAGAGGTTgttgaggaaggaggagaggatggagaagAGGGCCTCCTACGGCTGCCAGAGATGACAGACACCTCCATGGACACTGTGGGCCAGCCCCTTCGTGATGTCATGGATCGGCTAAATGGGGCTCTGGACAGGGAGGAGGCCTGGGGGcatctggaggaggaggaaggaaaacacCACGTAGACTGTCATCAGACATCCGAGCCTCCTGGGCAGCAGCCCTTTCGGGAGGATTCAGGGGGCAAGCCACCTGACCCAGCCCCAGGAGAGACGTCTGGTTCCCCACTGGCCAAAAGTCCCACGTTCCTGCAAGCCTCTCCTGTGTCTGCAGACATATGCTGCTTTACCCCCAACAGTCCAGACTCTACTCCCACAGGTGGTGGCCACCATGACTCTACAGAGCATAGCCAGCCACAGACTCTTTCAGGTGGCCTTGAAAATGAAGGAGAGGCAAAAGCGCCAGCAAGACAGGAGTCTAACATGAAAGAGGAGTTATCCATACAAAGAGAGGAATCGCATAGAAGTACATCTACAGCTGAAGAAGCAGACCAACAACTACAAGAGGAAGGGCTTAGTCCATCTGAAAGCACTCACCCTGCAGAGTTCAA GGTTGACAACAATCACTTACTGCTTCTCATGATTCATGTATTCAGAGAGAATGAAGAGCAGCTCTTCAAG ATGGTGAGGATGAGCACAGGTCATATGGAGGGGGACTTGCAGCCCCTTTAtctgctgctgactgactgttacatCTACCTGCTCAGAAAGG GTGCGGCAGAGAAGCCCTACACAGTAGAAGATGCTGTTTCCTATAATGAGCTGGATTATCTTTCA GTGGGCCTTGACCAGCAGACAGTGACAATAGTTTGTACGAACAGACGAAGAAAATTCCTGTTGGACACAGCTGATGTCTCACTGACTTG CTGGTTCCTGTCTGTTCTCAAGTCAGCCATGGTGAAAGGTTGCCGTGAGCCTCCCTATCCTTCTGTTCTGACTGATGCCACCATGGAAAAACTGGCTGTCACCAAGTTCATCTCCCAGGAGTCTCACTGTGAG GTGCCTGAAGTGTCTATTCAGCTCTATTCATTGGTCCACTGGGAGGATCCTATGGACATGACATTGTCTCCCCAAAGTAAGTCACCAAGCTGTGGTGTACTTTCCAGCACAAAAGAAGGGGTCCTGCAGTACCGCGCTGGAACCACATACCTGGGCAAAGAGCTGTGGAAGAGCTCCTACCTCGTTCTCAG taatgGGATTCTGTACCTGTATGCCGAGAGAACAGATGTGATACCTCTGATGTCTGTCACCATGGG agGAGAGCACTGTGGAGGCTGTCGTCGCTCAAACAGCACTGAGCGTCCACATGCCTTCCAAGTCATATTGACAGAGCGTGCTCCTCTGGAGCTCAGCGCTAACGATGAGCAGGATATGGCTGACTGGATGCAGGTGCTCTGCCAGTCTGTCTCCAAAGGG GTCATCCCTCAGGGTGTGGCTCCCACTCCGTGTATCCCATGTTGCCTGGTGGTGACAAACAGTAAGCTGCTAACTTGCCATCAGGATTGTCAGACGAGCTTTTTCCGTTCACTGGGCAGCGCTGATATTTGTGATGTCACCTCTGTCAGCCTGGAGACTGACAAGGAGTACTGCGCTATT GAGTTTGCAGCAGATCGGGCCCAGTTCCTTCCACCATGGGTTTTATACTTTAGTGGATGTGAAGAGAGAGATCGACTGCTGCAGGTGTTAGACACTACATGGAAAGCCATTTTCCAG GTGGACCTTCCTCACAAAGATGTGTCTGATCCACTGGTACAAAAGCGCTGTGGTGAGGCCCTCGAGCTGATGAAGAGCGCCTGGCAGAGAGCAGACAGTCTGGCTAGAGGAAGAGCCCGACGTGAACCTTGGTGCTGA
- the plekhm2 gene encoding pleckstrin homology domain-containing family M member 2 isoform X2 produces the protein MDQLKVKDRILENISLSVKKLQSYFAACEDETPAIRNHDRVLQRLCEHLDHALLYGLQDISSGYWVLVLHFTRREAVRQIDELQHIATNLGRSRAWLYLALSESSLESYLRLFQENQGLLQKYYFKNALVCSHDHLALFLTLVSGLEFIRFDLELDVPYLDVAPYMPEYYKPQNLLDFEERLPSSDSLSLHSFTSLTSTNLEWDDSAIAPSSEEGDLTDQASCPRSSGSDPQTVISDTVVLSGTVKGKVATYLSPHSPTSRHNPFNEDSDTNTSADVTPVHVPNCHNAIYTTGDDTEGHNNELEVIRVARRRKPAKKKRGKGSTDSISSIHNSVSSEHVEDFSILTSEDVDSLNCTVVQLDSEGQLRRSRVGSEVVEEGGEDGEEGLLRLPEMTDTSMDTVGQPLRDVMDRLNGALDREEAWGHLEEEEGKHHVDCHQTSEPPGQQPFREDSGGKPPDPAPGETSGSPLAKSPTFLQASPVSADICCFTPNSPDSTPTGGGHHDSTEHSQPQTLSGGLENEGEAKAPARQESNMKEELSIQREESHRSTSTAEEADQQLQEEGLSPSESTHPAEFKVDNNHLLLLMIHVFRENEEQLFKMVRMSTGHMEGDLQPLYLLLTDCYIYLLRKGAAEKPYTVEDAVSYNELDYLSVGLDQQTVTIVCTNRRRKFLLDTADVSLTCWFLSVLKSAMVKGCREPPYPSVLTDATMEKLAVTKFISQESHCEVPEVSIQLYSLVHWEDPMDMTLSPQSKSPSCGVLSSTKEGVLQYRAGTTYLGKELWKSSYLVLSNGILYLYAERTDVIPLMSVTMGGEHCGGCRRSNSTERPHAFQVILTERAPLELSANDEQDMADWMQVLCQSVSKGVIPQGVAPTPCIPCCLVVTNSKLLTCHQDCQTSFFRSLGSADICDVTSVSLETDKEYCAIEFAADRAQFLPPWVLYFSGCEERDRLLQVLDTTWKAIFQVDLPHKDVSDPLVQKRCGEALELMKSAWQRADSLARGRARREPWC, from the exons ATGGATCAACTGAAAGTGAAGGATCGCATATTGGAAAACATATCCCTGTCTGTCAAGAAG TTGCAAAGTTACTTTGCAGCCTGTGAGGATGAAACTCCAGCAATCCGCAATCATGACCGAGTCCTGCAGCGTCTCTGTGAACATCTTGACCATGCTTTGCTGTATGG gctgcaggacaTCTCTTCAGGCTACTGGGTCCTGGTCCTTCACTTCACCAGGAGGGAGGCTGTTCGCCAGATCGATGAGCTTCAGCATATAGCAACCAATCTTGGTCGAA GCCGTGCGTGGTTGTACCTGGCGTTGAGTGAGAGCTCTTTAGAGAGCTATCTGCGCCTCTTCCAGGAAAACCAAGGATTGCTGCAAAAGTATTACTTCAA GAACGCACTGGTATGCAGTCACGACCACCTCGCGCTCTTTCTCACACTGGTATCTGGGCTGGAGTTCATTCGCTTTGATCTGGAGCTG GATGTACCCTATCTAGATGTAGCACCCTACATGCCGGAGTACTACAAACCACAGAACCTGCTGGACTTTGAGGAAAGACTGCCCAGTTCAGACAGTCTGTCCTTGCACTCCTTCACGTCGCTCACCTCCACAAACCTGGAGTGGGATGACAGTGCCATAGCTCCGTCCAGTGAAG aggGTGACCTGACTGATCAAGCCAGCTGTCCACGATCCAGTGGCTCTGATCCACAGACAGTTATCAGTGACACTGTAGTCCTTTCCGGTACTGTAAAGGGGAAGGTAGCAACTTACCTTTCACCTCATAGCCCTACATCCAGACACAACCCCTTCAACGAGGACTCGGACACAAACACCTCAGCCGATGTAACGCCTGTTCATGTGCCTAACTGTCACAATGCCATCTATACCACTGGAGATGACACAGAGGGCCACAACAATGAGCTGGAGGTCATTAG GGTGGCCAGACGAAGGAAACCAGCAAAGAAGAAACGTGGGAAAGGTTCCACAGATTCCATCAGCAGCATTCATAACTCTGTGTCCTCTGAGCATGTGGAAGACTTTTCTATCCTTACCTCAGAGGATGTTGACTCACTAAACTGTACTGTAGTGCAGCTGGATAGTGAAGGACAGTTGAGGAGAAGCAGGGTCGGGTCAGAGGTTgttgaggaaggaggagaggatggagaagAGGGCCTCCTACGGCTGCCAGAGATGACAGACACCTCCATGGACACTGTGGGCCAGCCCCTTCGTGATGTCATGGATCGGCTAAATGGGGCTCTGGACAGGGAGGAGGCCTGGGGGcatctggaggaggaggaaggaaaacacCACGTAGACTGTCATCAGACATCCGAGCCTCCTGGGCAGCAGCCCTTTCGGGAGGATTCAGGGGGCAAGCCACCTGACCCAGCCCCAGGAGAGACGTCTGGTTCCCCACTGGCCAAAAGTCCCACGTTCCTGCAAGCCTCTCCTGTGTCTGCAGACATATGCTGCTTTACCCCCAACAGTCCAGACTCTACTCCCACAGGTGGTGGCCACCATGACTCTACAGAGCATAGCCAGCCACAGACTCTTTCAGGTGGCCTTGAAAATGAAGGAGAGGCAAAAGCGCCAGCAAGACAGGAGTCTAACATGAAAGAGGAGTTATCCATACAAAGAGAGGAATCGCATAGAAGTACATCTACAGCTGAAGAAGCAGACCAACAACTACAAGAGGAAGGGCTTAGTCCATCTGAAAGCACTCACCCTGCAGAGTTCAA GGTTGACAACAATCACTTACTGCTTCTCATGATTCATGTATTCAGAGAGAATGAAGAGCAGCTCTTCAAG ATGGTGAGGATGAGCACAGGTCATATGGAGGGGGACTTGCAGCCCCTTTAtctgctgctgactgactgttacatCTACCTGCTCAGAAAGG GTGCGGCAGAGAAGCCCTACACAGTAGAAGATGCTGTTTCCTATAATGAGCTGGATTATCTTTCA GTGGGCCTTGACCAGCAGACAGTGACAATAGTTTGTACGAACAGACGAAGAAAATTCCTGTTGGACACAGCTGATGTCTCACTGACTTG CTGGTTCCTGTCTGTTCTCAAGTCAGCCATGGTGAAAGGTTGCCGTGAGCCTCCCTATCCTTCTGTTCTGACTGATGCCACCATGGAAAAACTGGCTGTCACCAAGTTCATCTCCCAGGAGTCTCACTGTGAG GTGCCTGAAGTGTCTATTCAGCTCTATTCATTGGTCCACTGGGAGGATCCTATGGACATGACATTGTCTCCCCAAAGTAAGTCACCAAGCTGTGGTGTACTTTCCAGCACAAAAGAAGGGGTCCTGCAGTACCGCGCTGGAACCACATACCTGGGCAAAGAGCTGTGGAAGAGCTCCTACCTCGTTCTCAG taatgGGATTCTGTACCTGTATGCCGAGAGAACAGATGTGATACCTCTGATGTCTGTCACCATGGG agGAGAGCACTGTGGAGGCTGTCGTCGCTCAAACAGCACTGAGCGTCCACATGCCTTCCAAGTCATATTGACAGAGCGTGCTCCTCTGGAGCTCAGCGCTAACGATGAGCAGGATATGGCTGACTGGATGCAGGTGCTCTGCCAGTCTGTCTCCAAAGGG GTCATCCCTCAGGGTGTGGCTCCCACTCCGTGTATCCCATGTTGCCTGGTGGTGACAAACAGTAAGCTGCTAACTTGCCATCAGGATTGTCAGACGAGCTTTTTCCGTTCACTGGGCAGCGCTGATATTTGTGATGTCACCTCTGTCAGCCTGGAGACTGACAAGGAGTACTGCGCTATT GAGTTTGCAGCAGATCGGGCCCAGTTCCTTCCACCATGGGTTTTATACTTTAGTGGATGTGAAGAGAGAGATCGACTGCTGCAGGTGTTAGACACTACATGGAAAGCCATTTTCCAG GTGGACCTTCCTCACAAAGATGTGTCTGATCCACTGGTACAAAAGCGCTGTGGTGAGGCCCTCGAGCTGATGAAGAGCGCCTGGCAGAGAGCAGACAGTCTGGCTAGAGGAAGAGCCCGACGTGAACCTTGGTGCTGA
- the ddost gene encoding dolichyl-diphosphooligosaccharide--protein glycosyltransferase 48 kDa subunit: protein MAALTAVVQTNRFGSSLSSSTKRAGIMTRMNFGLLGKNVILFLSLASLLHCASADGKTLVLLDNLNIRDTHSIFFRSLADRGFDLTFKTADDPSLSLIKYGQFLYDHLIIFSPSVEDFGGNINVETITSFIDGGGNVLVAASSDIGEPLRELGSECGIEFDEEKTGVIDHHNYDVSDPGEHTLIVADPDNLLKAPTIVGKPTNKPVLFKGVGMVADPDNPLVLDILTGSSTSYSFFPDRPISQYPHAVGKNTLLIAGLQARNNARVVFSGSLDFFSDAFFNSAVQKATPGSQRHEQTGNMELAEALSRWVFKEAGVLRVGAVTHHPVGETAPPAAYTITDLVEYSIVIEMLSEGRWVPFDGDDIQLEFVRIDPFVRTYLKKNGGKYSVQFKLPDVYGVFQFKVDYNRLGYTHLYSSTQVSVRPLQHTQYERFIPSAFPYYASAFSMMTGLFVFSVVFLHMKEKEKSD, encoded by the exons ATGGCGGCGTTGACAGCAGTCGTGCAGACGAACCGGTTCGGTTCTTCATTATCATCCTCTACAAAACGGGCCGGAATCATGACCCGAATGAATTTTGGTCTCTTGGGCAAAAATGTGATTCTGTTCCTGTCGTTAGCGTCTTTGTTGCATTGTGCCTCGGCTGACGGAAAAAcgttggtgctgctggacaacCTCAACATCAGAGACACCCATTCAATCTTCTTCCGCAGTCTGGCAG aTCGTGGCTTTGACCTCACCTTCAAGACAGCTGAtgatccctccctctctctgatcAAATATGGCCAGTTCCTCTATGACCATTTAATCATCTTTTCCCCATCAGTTGAGG ACTTTGGTGGAAATATAAATGTGGAAACGATTACATCCTTCATCGATGGTGGAGGCAATGTCCTGGTTGCTGCCAGCTCAGATATCG GTGAACCTCTGAGGGAGCTGGGGAGTGAGTGTGGCATTGAGTTTGATGAAGAAAAGACTGGTGTCATTGACCATCATAACTATGATGTGTCTGATCCAGGAGAG CACACCCTGATTGTCGCAGACCCAGATAACCTGCTGAAAGCTCCCACTATTGTCGGCAAACCCACCAACAAGCCTGTTTTATTCAAGGGTGTTGG CATGGTTGCAGACCCTGACAATCCTCTTGTCCTGGACATCCTTACCGGCTCTTCTACTTCCTACTCCTTTTTCCCTGACAGGCCAATCTCTCAG TATCCGCATGCCGTTGGAAAGAACACGCTGCTGATCGCTGGCCTCCAGGCCAGAAACAACGCCAGAGTTGTTTTTAGTGGCTCCCTGGACTTCTTCAGCGATGCCTTCTTCAACTCTGCTGTGCAGAAGGCCACACCAGGTTCACAGAG GCATGAGCAAACCGGCAACATGGAGCTGGCTGAGGCTCTGTCTCGCTGGGTGTTCAAGGAGGCTGGAGTCCTGAGAGTGGGAGCAGTTACCCATCATCCTGTGGGAGAGACCGCTCCACCTGCTGCTTACACCATCACCGACCTGGTG GAGTACAGCATTGTCATTGAGATGTTGTCAGAGGGCCGCTGGGTTCCCTTCGATGGAGATGACATTCAGCTCGAGTTTGTGAGAATCGATCCCTTCGTGAGGACTTACCTCAAGAAAAATG GAGGGAAATACAGTGTCCAGTTTAAACTGCCTGATGTGTACGGAGTATTCCAGTTCAAGGTGGACTACAACCGACTGGGCTACACGCACCTCTACTCCTCCACTCAG GTATCAGTGCGCCCACTGCAGCACACTCAGTACGAGCGTTTCATACCCTCAGCCTTCCCATACTACGCCAGCGCCTTCTCCATGATGACaggactctttgtcttcagcgTGGTATTCCTGCAcatgaaagagaaggagaagtcagattaa